Proteins encoded in a region of the Benincasa hispida cultivar B227 chromosome 2, ASM972705v1, whole genome shotgun sequence genome:
- the LOC120072186 gene encoding uncharacterized protein LOC120072186, with protein sequence MATTRFEIEKFDGKTNFELWKAKIKIVLGQQKELVAITNPTKYPKTLTDAEKETIEVNAHVTIVSNVTDSVLRQIVDQQTDYDLWNKLNEIYLNKDLPNKDFLKELFFTYKMDAVKSLTENLNEFKRLSSEFRSIGDNIREENEAFILLNSLPDSFKDVQQ encoded by the coding sequence ATGGCTACAACCAGgtttgaaattgaaaagtttGATGGAAAGACAAATTTTGAATTGTGGAAAGCTAAGATCAAGATAGTGTTGGGACAGCAAAAGGAACTTGTAGCCATCACAAACCCAACGAAGTACCCTAAAACACTCACAGATGCAGAAAAAGAGACTATAGAGGTAAATGCCCATGTAACTATTGTTTCAAATGTTACAGATAGTGTTTTAAGGCAAATAGTTGACCAGCAAACTGATTATGATCTTTGGAACaaattaaatgagatttatctCAACAAAGATCTTCCTAATAAAGATTTCTTGAAGGAATTATTTTTCACATATAAAATGGATGCTGTAAAATCCCTCActgaaaatttgaatgaattcAAGAGACTATCATCAGAATTCAGATCAATAGGAGACAACATTAGAGAAGAAAATGAGGCCTTTATTCTACTAAACTCCCTACCAGACTCGTTTAAAGATGTACAACAATGA